A single region of the Streptomyces vilmorinianum genome encodes:
- a CDS encoding DNA cytosine methyltransferase encodes MFAGPGGLDVAARELGYEVTGIEFDQDACDTRTAAGLLTLQGDVQDFGPHKFPNATVLAGGPPCQTFTVAGSGAGRRALDEVIGFVKRMARGEDVRSELAVLDDPRTGLVLEPLRWALEALRDDRPYEAIVLEQVPAVLPVWREYGKVLSQKGYWVAEPQVLHTEQFGVPQTRRRAILVARLNRIVELPEPSHRLYRKGVPREQGDPRLKPWVPMSEVLDRPTPFEVVSNYGTGGDPKARGRRSSDQPAFTVTGKVSRNRVVAEDGTELPRFSDAEAGILQTFPADYPWSGRAIAQQIGNAIPPLLGKAVLQAAIGSADEYEG; translated from the coding sequence TTGTTCGCCGGACCCGGCGGGCTCGACGTGGCGGCACGTGAGCTCGGCTACGAGGTGACGGGCATCGAATTCGACCAGGACGCGTGTGATACGCGGACCGCCGCCGGGCTCCTCACCCTGCAGGGAGACGTACAGGACTTCGGGCCGCACAAGTTCCCGAATGCCACCGTGCTCGCGGGTGGCCCTCCGTGCCAGACGTTCACGGTGGCCGGCAGCGGCGCGGGCCGCCGTGCGCTCGACGAAGTGATCGGCTTCGTCAAGCGGATGGCACGTGGAGAGGACGTCCGGTCCGAACTCGCCGTGCTCGACGACCCGCGTACCGGCCTCGTCCTGGAGCCGCTGCGCTGGGCGCTGGAAGCACTTCGTGACGATCGGCCCTACGAAGCGATCGTTCTGGAGCAGGTGCCCGCAGTCCTCCCCGTCTGGAGGGAGTACGGGAAAGTCCTGTCCCAGAAGGGATACTGGGTCGCCGAGCCCCAGGTGCTGCACACGGAACAGTTCGGCGTCCCGCAGACGCGGCGTCGTGCCATCCTCGTGGCCCGCCTCAACCGCATCGTCGAGCTGCCGGAGCCCTCCCACCGTCTGTATCGCAAGGGCGTACCCCGTGAGCAGGGGGATCCTCGCCTGAAGCCCTGGGTCCCCATGTCGGAGGTCCTCGACCGGCCGACTCCCTTCGAGGTCGTCTCGAACTACGGCACCGGCGGCGACCCCAAGGCCCGCGGCCGTCGCTCGTCCGACCAGCCGGCATTCACGGTCACGGGCAAGGTCTCCCGCAACCGCGTCGTCGCCGAGGACGGGACCGAACTTCCCCGCTTCTCGGACGCCGAGGCCGGGATCCTGCAGACGTTCCCCGCCGACTACCCCTGGTCCGGCCGGGCCATCGCCCAGCAGATCGGCAATGCGATCCCGCCGCTGCTGGGCAAGGCGGTCCTCCAGGCCGCGATCGGTTCGGCGGACGAGTACGAGGGCTGA
- a CDS encoding DNA cytosine methyltransferase: MTTKTTPLRSVGVCAGAGGLALGLEQAGFDPVLLLDNRTVTCDTLLANRPAWNVLDLDLVEFDPVDHQQTYDVDLLAAGLPRVKATASVRRADRDDEWEVLKATIMLMHGVRPRALLIENVPDLVTKPAYGPIREYIAEELVHLGYDIHWFVLNAADFGVAQDRKQGVVVAFRDGRLDFFTPPTASVTRHRTVGEVLGPSMADRGWPQAAEWAAQADRPAPTLVGGSWNRGGADLGPTGTKRAWARMGVDGGTVADDVPGPDFAWDPSRGRPGMMALTVRQAATLQGFPPDWVFAGRKTAQYRQVGHATPPPVGRALGEAIKAALKS; encoded by the coding sequence ATGACCACCAAGACGACACCCCTGCGGAGTGTCGGCGTCTGCGCCGGTGCCGGGGGCCTCGCCCTCGGCTTGGAGCAGGCGGGCTTCGATCCCGTGCTCCTCCTCGACAACAGGACCGTCACCTGTGACACGCTCCTTGCGAACAGGCCCGCCTGGAACGTCCTCGACCTCGACCTCGTCGAATTCGACCCCGTCGACCACCAGCAAACCTACGACGTGGACCTGCTCGCGGCCGGACTCCCCCGCGTCAAGGCCACCGCCTCCGTACGCCGCGCCGACAGGGACGACGAGTGGGAGGTACTCAAGGCCACGATCATGCTCATGCACGGCGTCCGACCCAGGGCCCTGTTGATCGAGAACGTCCCCGATCTCGTCACCAAGCCGGCGTACGGGCCGATCCGGGAGTACATCGCCGAGGAGCTCGTTCACCTCGGCTACGACATTCATTGGTTCGTGCTCAACGCAGCTGATTTCGGAGTGGCGCAAGATCGGAAGCAAGGTGTCGTGGTCGCCTTCAGGGACGGACGTCTGGACTTCTTCACCCCTCCCACGGCCTCGGTCACACGCCACCGGACCGTCGGGGAGGTACTCGGCCCATCCATGGCCGATCGTGGCTGGCCTCAGGCTGCCGAGTGGGCCGCCCAGGCCGACCGGCCGGCCCCGACCCTGGTCGGTGGTTCCTGGAACCGCGGCGGTGCAGACCTGGGGCCGACGGGCACCAAGCGCGCATGGGCACGCATGGGCGTGGACGGCGGCACGGTCGCCGACGACGTGCCGGGCCCGGACTTCGCCTGGGATCCGTCGCGCGGTCGCCCCGGGATGATGGCCCTCACCGTTCGCCAGGCTGCCACCCTTCAGGGCTTCCCGCCCGACTGGGTCTTCGCAGGCCGGAAGACCGCACAGTACCGGCAAGTGGGCCACGCCACCCCTCCTCCGGTCGGACGAGCGCTGGGCGAAGCGATCAAAGCGGCGTTGAAGTCCTGA
- a CDS encoding Z1 domain-containing protein — MTSPDTAAGIRLDLHARALGDMSSGRPKRLVRALEYQAEDLAPGAMEYAAEADFLSVLREAHATDQLVEVWRKQLTRWDYNENVAWSSSPPRTEKRRADVYALLGVGDETGKLLDSLVPVSKAGGAVVISTEHTPWYTPQSLQGRPWYWPAYRRLLADKGWPEDVVAGLDEASDRVVERLADPTAPEAYQSKGLVVGYVQSGKTANFAGVIAKAIDAGYRLVIVLGGTLNMLRAQTQRRLDMELVGRENIVRGASEYESDYADDPAWSQGKFATFGALPSTLGAFDIHRMTTRDDDYQSLLQGIVALEYEKQEPGLPLYDPRNLHRAPARLMVVKKNERVLKKLVKDLRKIKTPLSEIPVLIVDDESDEASVNTADLAKPNAERTAINQKISELLRMLPRAQYVGYTATPFANVFVDPSDTADIFPKDFIISLPRPNEYMGARDFHDLGSALADEERTYANSNEMAHVRDIVVEDDEDDACLERAMDMFVLTAAMKLYREDKGGLGDRYFQHHTMLIHESVRQDVHRELLGRVTRLWWDAGYLGARGHQRLRDLFDTDIAPVSAVRADGQAVPASFDELAPYIGPATIRIGGDDKPIIVVNGDKDLETGEADFDKRSIWKILIGGQKLARGFTVEGLTVSYFRRRAGNASTLMQMGRWFGFRKGYRDLVRLYLGRQEAMGRKEIDLYEGFEAICRDEETFRAELEQYSVTVDGRPQVTPDRVPPLVSQHIPWLKPTSPNKMYNSRLVTLRSPGQWQEPTAYPTKASDLRHNTNLWTPVLDSLSAEPTQLSYHFPEQGVTHRFAALTGRLDAAGLFDLVSSIRWGAPSQFAPHLDYLREITTSIPAQVDDWVVLAPQHAQTGRRIRLGTADRTYSYFARDRRRDPLFGAISDLKHRAAAMCIAGSLADSGDAAVESLVAPRRGVIVLYPIVESAHRDTLVEYGTLDPSRIVMAFGFVAPASARSEDGRVLRFTTIDSSQEGVAIIDTAPEAATG, encoded by the coding sequence ATGACCAGTCCCGACACCGCCGCCGGAATCCGTCTCGACCTCCATGCCCGGGCCCTCGGCGACATGAGCTCGGGAAGGCCGAAGCGGCTCGTCCGCGCCCTGGAATACCAGGCCGAGGACCTCGCACCGGGGGCCATGGAGTACGCCGCCGAGGCGGACTTCCTGTCCGTGCTCCGCGAGGCACACGCCACCGACCAGCTGGTGGAGGTGTGGCGCAAGCAGCTGACCCGCTGGGACTACAACGAGAACGTCGCCTGGTCGTCCTCCCCTCCCCGTACGGAGAAGCGGCGGGCCGACGTGTACGCGCTGTTGGGCGTCGGCGACGAGACCGGAAAGCTGCTCGACTCCCTTGTCCCTGTCTCGAAGGCCGGCGGGGCGGTCGTCATCAGCACCGAGCACACACCCTGGTACACCCCGCAGTCCCTCCAGGGGCGCCCCTGGTACTGGCCCGCGTACCGCAGGTTGCTGGCGGACAAGGGGTGGCCCGAGGACGTCGTCGCCGGTCTCGACGAAGCATCCGATCGTGTGGTGGAGCGGCTGGCCGACCCGACGGCACCGGAGGCATACCAGTCGAAGGGCCTGGTGGTCGGCTACGTCCAGTCCGGCAAGACCGCCAACTTCGCCGGTGTCATCGCCAAGGCGATCGACGCCGGCTACCGACTGGTGATCGTCCTGGGCGGCACGCTCAACATGCTGCGTGCCCAGACCCAGCGCCGCCTGGACATGGAGTTGGTCGGCCGCGAGAACATCGTGCGCGGCGCGAGCGAGTACGAGTCCGACTACGCCGACGACCCCGCCTGGAGCCAGGGCAAGTTCGCCACCTTCGGTGCACTGCCCTCCACGCTCGGCGCCTTCGACATCCATCGGATGACGACCCGCGACGACGACTATCAGAGCCTCCTGCAGGGGATCGTCGCCCTCGAGTACGAGAAGCAGGAACCGGGCCTCCCCTTGTACGACCCCCGCAACCTGCACCGGGCCCCGGCCCGCCTGATGGTGGTGAAGAAGAACGAGAGGGTCCTGAAGAAGCTGGTCAAGGATCTACGGAAGATCAAGACGCCCCTCTCCGAGATCCCGGTCCTGATCGTGGACGACGAGTCCGACGAGGCCTCGGTGAACACCGCCGACCTCGCCAAGCCGAACGCAGAGCGGACCGCGATCAACCAGAAGATCTCCGAGCTGCTCCGGATGCTGCCGCGCGCCCAGTACGTGGGCTACACCGCGACCCCCTTCGCGAACGTCTTCGTCGACCCGAGCGACACCGCGGACATCTTCCCCAAGGACTTCATCATCTCCCTGCCGCGCCCGAACGAGTACATGGGCGCCCGCGACTTCCACGACCTCGGCTCCGCTCTGGCCGACGAGGAGCGGACGTATGCGAACTCCAACGAGATGGCGCACGTCCGCGACATCGTGGTGGAGGACGACGAGGACGACGCCTGCCTCGAGCGAGCCATGGACATGTTCGTGCTGACAGCCGCGATGAAGCTGTACCGCGAGGACAAGGGCGGTCTCGGGGATCGCTACTTCCAGCACCACACCATGCTGATCCACGAATCCGTCCGGCAGGACGTGCACCGCGAACTGCTCGGCCGGGTCACACGGCTGTGGTGGGATGCCGGCTACCTCGGGGCCCGCGGCCACCAGCGGCTGCGGGATCTCTTCGACACCGACATCGCCCCGGTATCCGCGGTGCGCGCCGACGGTCAGGCCGTGCCCGCCTCGTTCGACGAGCTCGCGCCCTACATCGGCCCCGCCACGATCCGGATCGGGGGCGACGACAAGCCGATCATCGTGGTCAACGGCGACAAGGACCTCGAAACCGGGGAGGCCGACTTCGACAAGCGGTCCATCTGGAAGATCCTCATCGGCGGCCAGAAGCTGGCCCGAGGCTTCACCGTCGAAGGGTTGACCGTCTCGTACTTCCGGCGCCGCGCCGGAAACGCCTCCACGCTCATGCAGATGGGCCGCTGGTTCGGCTTCCGTAAGGGCTACCGGGACCTGGTCCGGCTCTACTTGGGCCGTCAGGAGGCCATGGGGAGGAAGGAGATCGACCTCTATGAGGGGTTCGAGGCGATCTGCCGGGACGAAGAGACGTTCCGTGCAGAGCTGGAACAGTACTCAGTGACGGTCGACGGTCGCCCGCAGGTCACGCCGGACAGGGTTCCGCCGCTGGTCTCGCAGCACATCCCGTGGCTCAAGCCGACCAGCCCGAACAAGATGTACAACTCGCGCCTGGTCACCCTCCGCTCCCCTGGCCAGTGGCAGGAGCCGACCGCGTACCCGACGAAGGCCTCCGACCTCCGGCACAACACCAACCTGTGGACGCCCGTCCTGGATTCCCTGTCCGCGGAGCCGACGCAGCTCTCCTACCACTTCCCGGAGCAGGGCGTCACTCACCGTTTCGCTGCTCTCACGGGGAGGTTGGACGCCGCCGGTCTCTTCGATCTGGTGTCGAGCATCCGTTGGGGCGCGCCGTCGCAGTTCGCCCCGCACCTGGACTACCTGCGGGAGATCACCACGAGTATTCCCGCCCAGGTGGACGACTGGGTCGTGCTCGCACCGCAGCATGCCCAGACGGGCCGGCGAATCCGGCTCGGCACCGCCGACCGCACGTACTCCTACTTCGCTCGTGACCGTCGCCGTGACCCGCTCTTCGGCGCCATCAGCGACCTCAAGCACCGTGCAGCAGCTATGTGCATCGCGGGCTCGCTCGCCGACTCCGGCGACGCCGCCGTCGAAAGCCTGGTCGCCCCGCGGCGGGGTGTGATCGTCCTCTACCCGATCGTCGAATCCGCACATCGGGACACGCTCGTGGAGTACGGCACGCTCGATCCGAGTCGCATCGTGATGGCTTTCGGCTTCGTCGCCCCGGCCTCGGCCCGCAGCGAGGACGGCCGCGTGCTGCGGTTCACGACCATCGACTCCTCTCAGGAAGGGGTCGCCATCATCGACACCGCCCCTGAAGCCGCCACTGGCTGA
- a CDS encoding PD-(D/E)XK motif protein, producing the protein MTESAGGAALSWSTVEHYLGEGLGASYRLSAADKHPVVSYEIGHGGRDIALFVELGRNQQPPRSSLPAVRIDQVVVHKGLRMARIRTTQVELMRDFHDMLLAVADRIVTKNRPLDGAFVETVEGWGSLLDRPRAMSVERRIGLLGELSMLSRLAERYGWQTAVEAWTGPYGEEHDFALVDFDIEVKTTAAERRRHVIHGIGQLQPAPDRPLWFASLRLTRGGAGGRTLSESVHAVRGAVTKQAPAALARLNSALERSGWSAEREDDERWTPRDEALVLAAESVPRLSPELLAAATLERISAVRYETDVTGLAPTPGAPVDLAGLRLP; encoded by the coding sequence ATGACTGAGTCGGCCGGCGGCGCGGCACTGTCCTGGTCGACGGTGGAGCATTACCTGGGAGAAGGACTCGGCGCGAGCTACCGTCTGTCCGCCGCCGACAAGCATCCCGTCGTCTCGTACGAGATAGGGCACGGCGGTCGGGACATCGCTCTGTTCGTCGAGCTCGGCCGGAACCAGCAGCCGCCCCGTTCCTCGCTGCCCGCCGTCCGCATCGATCAGGTGGTGGTCCACAAGGGGTTGCGGATGGCCCGCATCCGAACCACACAGGTCGAGTTGATGCGCGACTTCCACGACATGCTGCTTGCCGTGGCCGATCGGATCGTCACGAAGAACCGTCCGCTCGACGGTGCCTTCGTCGAGACCGTGGAGGGCTGGGGCTCGCTGCTCGACCGTCCTCGGGCGATGAGCGTCGAACGCCGGATCGGCCTGTTGGGCGAGCTCTCGATGCTGTCCCGGCTCGCCGAGAGGTACGGCTGGCAGACGGCCGTCGAGGCGTGGACCGGCCCGTACGGCGAGGAACACGACTTCGCCCTCGTGGACTTCGACATCGAGGTGAAGACGACCGCGGCGGAACGGCGACGACACGTGATCCACGGGATCGGCCAGCTGCAACCCGCTCCCGACCGGCCTCTGTGGTTCGCCTCGCTCCGGCTGACCCGGGGCGGTGCGGGTGGCCGCACGCTCTCCGAGTCGGTCCACGCGGTGCGCGGTGCAGTGACGAAACAGGCGCCGGCAGCTCTGGCCCGACTGAACTCCGCGCTGGAGCGGTCCGGGTGGTCGGCCGAACGTGAGGACGACGAGCGCTGGACGCCTCGGGACGAGGCCCTGGTCCTGGCAGCCGAGTCCGTGCCTCGCCTCAGTCCCGAGTTGCTCGCCGCCGCCACACTCGAGCGGATCTCCGCCGTGCGCTACGAAACCGATGTCACCGGGCTCGCGCCCACGCCCGGTGCCCCGGTGGACCTGGCCGGGCTTCGCCTTCCGTGA
- a CDS encoding ATP-binding protein — protein sequence MTTEWQFEVPTTGSKRLPPDARYMEALSSQGYGFEAAVADLVDNSIDAGAKDVVIHFLRDGDRLVSLLIVDDGKGMDEDELDVAMTVGGRRDYDSRALGMFGTGLKSASLSHAGAVTVVSKVRRTRAAAPAGRRWTMERAVTGYQCDIVAPDYAQQLIDRYYDCPIVWQGTVIRWDAVKNFPQTGGGGQTDRYLHRTINKLGLHLGLHLHRFLARDDFNITIAVEDVSTGVEYMNFGVQPLDPFAYPVSGHPDYAHDFVAAIPSVDPITMAAHIWPPKSNNDEFKAVGTVIDRQGFYFYRHDRLVQAGGWNNFRQPEQHLALARVAVDLPDDAMASEVFRLTVKKDGVDTSPEFVTALESAVGSDGRTFSQYVADADATYREARKRTGTTRKPVIPAGKGFESSVREAIEDELPLIPGEEPIAVRWQKIDNSTFFEIDRENRTIILNHHYRAAILGGRRGGLNDAPTLKSLMYLLLHGVFEKEYSGSREKDNLQLWQSVLVAAARAELNRVADDD from the coding sequence ATGACGACTGAGTGGCAGTTCGAAGTACCCACCACCGGCAGCAAGCGCCTGCCTCCGGACGCTCGCTACATGGAGGCCCTCAGCAGTCAGGGCTACGGCTTCGAGGCGGCGGTCGCGGACCTGGTGGACAACTCCATCGACGCCGGCGCCAAGGACGTCGTGATCCACTTCCTGCGCGACGGCGACAGACTTGTCAGCCTGCTCATAGTCGACGACGGCAAGGGCATGGACGAGGACGAGTTGGACGTCGCGATGACCGTCGGTGGTCGCCGCGACTACGACTCCCGAGCACTCGGGATGTTCGGCACCGGATTGAAGTCCGCCTCGCTCAGTCACGCCGGTGCCGTCACCGTGGTCAGCAAGGTGCGACGAACGCGAGCAGCGGCACCGGCAGGGCGGCGCTGGACGATGGAGCGGGCTGTGACCGGCTATCAATGCGACATCGTCGCGCCGGACTACGCCCAGCAGCTCATCGACCGCTACTACGACTGCCCGATCGTCTGGCAGGGCACCGTGATCCGCTGGGACGCTGTCAAGAACTTCCCGCAGACCGGTGGTGGCGGCCAGACGGATCGGTACTTGCACCGCACGATCAACAAGCTGGGGCTCCACCTCGGCCTGCATCTGCACCGTTTCCTGGCTCGCGACGACTTCAACATCACCATCGCCGTCGAGGACGTGTCCACCGGTGTCGAATACATGAACTTCGGTGTCCAGCCGCTCGACCCGTTCGCCTACCCGGTCAGCGGGCACCCCGATTACGCGCACGATTTCGTTGCCGCCATCCCCTCCGTCGACCCGATCACCATGGCTGCGCACATCTGGCCGCCGAAGTCGAACAACGACGAGTTCAAAGCCGTCGGCACGGTCATCGACCGGCAGGGCTTCTATTTCTACCGGCACGACCGCCTGGTCCAGGCCGGTGGCTGGAACAACTTCCGTCAGCCCGAACAGCATCTTGCCCTCGCGCGCGTCGCCGTCGATCTGCCCGACGACGCAATGGCCTCCGAGGTGTTCCGTCTCACGGTGAAGAAGGACGGCGTCGACACCTCTCCGGAGTTCGTGACGGCCCTGGAGTCCGCGGTGGGCTCCGACGGGCGTACGTTCTCCCAGTACGTGGCGGATGCCGACGCGACGTACAGGGAGGCACGGAAGCGGACTGGTACGACCCGCAAGCCCGTGATACCGGCGGGCAAGGGCTTCGAGTCGTCCGTGCGGGAGGCCATCGAGGACGAACTGCCGCTCATACCCGGCGAGGAGCCGATCGCCGTCCGCTGGCAGAAGATCGACAACAGCACGTTCTTCGAGATCGATCGTGAGAACCGGACGATCATCCTCAACCACCACTATCGTGCCGCGATCCTCGGCGGTCGTCGGGGCGGGCTCAACGACGCCCCGACCCTCAAGTCGCTCATGTACCTGTTGCTCCACGGGGTCTTCGAGAAGGAGTACAGCGGCAGCCGCGAGAAGGACAACCTGCAGCTGTGGCAGTCCGTCCTGGTCGCGGCGGCCCGCGCCGAACTGAATCGGGTGGCGGACGATGACTGA
- a CDS encoding SEC-C domain-containing protein — MRPDTPADHATEAERLLRTAAQYPEDQEPLLLQAAAHLELAGERARATALYDTLLSSAAPVNPHLIRALKAANLWEYGHEAEARAIIEGVRAARPAEAAPWEIIAETLESHDELELSETVATEAAALLAATADSGDSGDSLPHPTRSLLTTRHRVRRMLALPHDAWDTLADNLHTADVPLDELHDPKRLWSLGSSDPAELQAEITRLRSELGSYRTALSRPFPVAVLHWPEPELDELLASYPELESEYPTYRAHLTDIEASLRELSAAGTPNLGIVPATVPSYEAFAASESSSPSNADLLPQYATTLAARGRATAWPPARGAACWCGSGRTYGECHGAE; from the coding sequence ATGCGCCCCGACACGCCTGCCGACCACGCCACCGAAGCCGAGCGCCTGCTGCGCACCGCCGCTCAGTACCCCGAGGACCAGGAGCCCCTGCTGCTCCAGGCGGCGGCCCACCTGGAACTGGCGGGCGAGCGCGCGCGGGCGACGGCCTTGTACGACACCCTCCTCTCCTCCGCCGCTCCCGTGAACCCCCACCTCATCCGCGCCCTCAAGGCGGCGAACCTGTGGGAGTACGGCCACGAGGCGGAGGCACGCGCGATCATCGAGGGCGTCCGTGCCGCGCGCCCGGCGGAGGCGGCCCCGTGGGAGATCATCGCGGAGACACTCGAGTCCCACGACGAGCTGGAGCTGTCGGAGACGGTGGCGACGGAGGCGGCGGCCCTGCTGGCAGCGACGGCCGATTCCGGGGACTCCGGGGACTCCCTCCCCCACCCCACGCGTTCCTTGCTCACCACGCGCCACCGGGTCCGCCGCATGCTGGCCCTCCCCCACGACGCCTGGGACACCCTGGCGGACAACCTCCACACGGCTGACGTCCCCCTGGACGAGCTCCACGACCCGAAGCGCCTGTGGTCGCTGGGCTCCTCGGACCCGGCGGAACTCCAGGCCGAGATCACCCGCCTCCGCAGCGAACTGGGCTCCTACCGCACGGCCCTCTCCCGCCCCTTCCCGGTGGCGGTCCTCCACTGGCCGGAGCCGGAACTGGACGAGCTCCTCGCGTCGTACCCGGAACTCGAATCCGAGTACCCCACCTACCGCGCCCACCTCACGGACATCGAGGCCTCCCTCCGCGAACTGTCCGCGGCCGGCACCCCCAACCTCGGCATCGTCCCGGCCACGGTCCCCTCCTACGAGGCCTTCGCCGCCTCCGAGTCCTCCTCCCCCTCCAACGCCGACCTGCTCCCCCAGTACGCCACCACCCTGGCGGCCCGTGGGCGTGCGACGGCCTGGCCCCCGGCCCGGGGCGCGGCCTGCTGGTGCGGGTCGGGGCGGACGTACGGGGAGTGCCACGGGGCGGAGTAG
- a CDS encoding class E sortase: MRDRVPVVVQTRGVRSTPARVLWVCAEAVVTCGVVLLLLVVHQLWWTNEQARAEAGEQVRVLEEEWREWGESPPEAPQASEAPVASVAPVPPAAPVVPEASVNPAPPTTAPARSSAAYAVIRIPRIGVTAPIARGIGKRSVLDKGYVGHYPGTAAPGRPGNVALAGHRNTHGEPFRYINRLAKGDRIHIRTREREYVYVVDQVLPQTAPRDTGVIQPVPRSLVKPSYGYSDPGSYLTLTTCTPEFSSAYRLVVWARLLQ; this comes from the coding sequence GTGCGGGACAGGGTGCCGGTCGTCGTCCAGACACGCGGGGTGCGGAGCACGCCCGCCCGCGTCCTGTGGGTGTGCGCCGAGGCGGTCGTCACCTGCGGGGTTGTTCTGCTGCTTCTTGTCGTTCATCAGCTCTGGTGGACCAACGAGCAGGCCCGTGCCGAGGCCGGCGAACAGGTCCGCGTCCTTGAGGAGGAGTGGCGGGAGTGGGGGGAATCACCTCCTGAGGCCCCCCAGGCGTCGGAGGCTCCGGTGGCCTCCGTGGCGCCCGTGCCCCCCGCCGCCCCGGTAGTGCCCGAGGCCTCCGTGAACCCCGCCCCTCCGACGACGGCCCCCGCCCGCTCCTCCGCCGCCTACGCCGTCATCCGCATCCCCCGCATCGGCGTCACCGCCCCCATCGCCCGCGGCATCGGCAAGAGGTCGGTCCTCGACAAGGGGTACGTGGGGCACTACCCGGGCACCGCCGCGCCCGGCCGGCCCGGGAACGTCGCCCTCGCCGGGCACCGCAACACCCACGGCGAGCCCTTCCGGTACATCAACCGGCTCGCCAAGGGGGACCGCATCCACATACGCACCCGGGAGCGCGAGTACGTCTACGTCGTCGACCAGGTCCTGCCGCAGACCGCCCCCCGCGACACCGGCGTCATCCAGCCCGTACCCCGCTCCCTCGTCAAGCCCTCCTACGGGTACTCCGACCCCGGCTCCTACCTGACCCTGACGACATGTACGCCCGAGTTCAGTTCCGCCTACCGCCTCGTCGTGTGGGCGAGACTCCTACAATGA
- a CDS encoding DUF6412 domain-containing protein: MIGNLILRVVAPLFSLLALADLLLSDGASVSAAVALAATTVVCGLIGARTAPVVPPTRVRTALRDREQRTAFLPQRDPDARGRRRPRAPGRPLPTAA, encoded by the coding sequence ATGATCGGGAATCTGATCCTGCGCGTTGTCGCGCCGCTCTTCTCCCTCCTCGCCCTCGCCGATCTGCTGCTCTCCGACGGCGCCTCCGTCTCCGCCGCCGTCGCCCTCGCCGCGACCACCGTCGTCTGCGGCCTGATCGGCGCCCGTACGGCCCCGGTCGTGCCCCCGACCCGGGTACGAACCGCCCTGCGCGACCGTGAGCAACGCACCGCCTTCCTGCCGCAGCGCGACCCCGATGCCCGGGGGCGCCGCAGGCCGCGAGCACCCGGCCGTCCCCTCCCGACGGCCGCGTAG
- a CDS encoding YidC/Oxa1 family membrane protein insertase: MSVFASLVEQLADLLQPLFATTATAAAIVLFTMAVRLAIHPLSRAAARGQKARTVLAPQLADLRKKHAKNPERLRKAVMELHAEEKVSPLSGILPALFQLPAFFLLYHLFSSDRMAGHSLFAAPLGDRWTDALGQGGVFGPAGLVYVVMFGIAAAVAAFSYGRAKRQLAASPLEGPGAGAMAKVMPLLSFGTILTVAIVPLAAALYIVTSTAWSAVERALLY, translated from the coding sequence ATGTCCGTTTTCGCTTCCCTGGTCGAGCAGCTCGCCGACCTGCTCCAGCCGCTCTTCGCCACCACCGCGACCGCCGCCGCGATCGTCCTGTTCACGATGGCCGTACGCCTCGCGATCCACCCCCTCTCCCGGGCCGCCGCCCGCGGCCAGAAGGCCCGCACCGTGCTCGCCCCGCAACTCGCCGACCTGCGCAAGAAGCACGCCAAGAACCCCGAGCGGCTGCGGAAGGCGGTCATGGAGCTGCACGCCGAAGAGAAGGTCTCGCCGCTCTCCGGCATCCTGCCCGCGCTATTCCAGCTCCCCGCCTTCTTCCTGCTGTACCACCTGTTCTCGAGTGACCGGATGGCCGGGCACAGCCTCTTCGCCGCCCCGCTCGGCGACCGCTGGACCGACGCCCTCGGCCAGGGCGGGGTCTTCGGTCCGGCCGGGCTCGTATACGTCGTGATGTTCGGGATCGCCGCCGCCGTGGCGGCCTTCTCCTACGGGCGGGCCAAGCGGCAGCTGGCCGCCTCCCCGCTGGAGGGGCCGGGCGCCGGGGCCATGGCCAAGGTGATGCCGCTGCTGTCCTTCGGCACGATCCTCACCGTCGCGATCGTGCCCCTCGCCGCCGCGCTCTACATCGTGACCAGTACCGCCTGGAGTGCCGTGGAGCGAGCGCTGCTCTACTGA